The following proteins come from a genomic window of Rhodobium gokarnense:
- the panB gene encoding 3-methyl-2-oxobutanoate hydroxymethyltransferase, with protein sequence MSATGRATALALPDIAARKGKDPLVCLTAYTTPVARLVDPHCDVVLVGDSLGMVLHGLPSTLGVTLEMMILHGKAVRRGVEHALMVVDLPFGSYEESPAQAFRSAARVMTETGCAAVKLEGGVAMAETIRFLVARGIPVMAHIGLTPQAVNAFGGYTVQGRGAAAERILEDARAIAEAGAFSVVIEKIPESLARRITEEIAIPTIGIGASPACDGQILVVDDMLGLFTDFRPKFVKRYAELGEAAQGAVAAYADDVRARRFPAPEHVFADKPKAKAGAGAK encoded by the coding sequence ATGAGCGCGACTGGACGCGCCACGGCCCTGGCGCTGCCGGACATCGCCGCGCGCAAGGGCAAGGACCCGCTGGTCTGCCTGACCGCCTACACGACGCCGGTCGCCCGGCTGGTCGATCCCCATTGCGACGTGGTGCTGGTCGGCGATAGCCTCGGCATGGTGCTGCACGGCCTGCCCTCGACCCTCGGCGTGACGCTGGAGATGATGATCCTGCACGGCAAGGCCGTGCGCCGCGGCGTGGAGCACGCCCTCATGGTCGTCGACCTTCCGTTCGGCAGCTATGAGGAAAGTCCCGCGCAGGCGTTCCGCAGCGCCGCCCGCGTGATGACCGAGACCGGCTGCGCGGCGGTGAAGCTGGAAGGCGGCGTCGCCATGGCAGAGACCATCCGCTTCCTCGTTGCCCGCGGCATCCCGGTGATGGCCCATATCGGCCTGACGCCCCAGGCGGTGAACGCCTTCGGTGGCTACACGGTGCAAGGGCGGGGCGCGGCCGCGGAGCGCATCCTGGAGGACGCCCGCGCCATCGCCGAGGCCGGCGCCTTTTCCGTGGTGATCGAAAAGATCCCCGAATCGCTTGCCCGCCGGATCACCGAGGAGATCGCCATCCCGACCATCGGCATCGGCGCCTCGCCGGCCTGCGATGGCCAGATCCTCGTCGTCGACGACATGCTCGGCCTGTTCACCGACTTCCGCCCGAAATTCGTCAAGCGCTATGCGGAACTCGGCGAGGCGGCGCAAGGCGCTGTCGCGGCCTACGCGGACGACGTGCGGGCCCGCCGCTTCCCGGCGCCAGAGCACGTCTTCGCGGACAAGCCGAAAGCGAAGGCCGGAGCGGGCGCAAAATGA